A window from Streptomyces sp. FXJ1.172 encodes these proteins:
- the qcrB gene encoding cytochrome bc1 complex cytochrome b subunit — translation MSTTETAPPGARTEVPKGERVADWVDGRLGIYNFRFLIRKVFPEHWSFMFGEIALYSFVVLLLTGLWLTFFFDPSMSETVYHGPYAPLQGVQMSQAYSSTIHISFEVRGGLFIRQLHHWSALTMIGALCIHTLRHFLTGSFRKPREVNWLIGFVMLVLVTLEGFVGYSLPDDLLSGTGLRIAEGVTLAIPLVGTYLSMFLFGGEYPGHNVIGRFYSFHILLIPGIVVALLTVHLILVFYHKHTQFRGAARTEKNVVGQPLFPHYTAKAGGFFFIIAGVLSLLAGIAQINPVWTYGPYRPDQISQGSQPDWYMGFLEGALRAMPAWEFSVGGYTVNMGVVLPAVVLPTLMMAVIALWPFLEAWVTGDRREHHLLDKPRDHPTRTAFGVAFVALYLVLFFGGANDVLAEKFHLSLNAITYSVRVGIFLVPAVAYVVTRRICLGLQRRDRDKLLHGRETGRIRRLPHGEFVEVHERLDRQREYALLARKGYEPLPAPQTEHNGVPNPHLRKQMLRYKLSRWLYGNQIAKPTEQEMQEALAHFAHANGHGALGGHGSAGGHAEIGAQRSSAEGREPDQELL, via the coding sequence ATGAGCACGACCGAAACGGCGCCACCGGGTGCCCGCACCGAGGTACCGAAAGGCGAGCGCGTCGCCGACTGGGTGGACGGACGGCTCGGGATCTACAACTTCAGGTTCCTGATCCGGAAGGTCTTTCCCGAGCACTGGTCGTTCATGTTCGGCGAGATCGCGCTCTACAGCTTCGTCGTCCTGCTTCTGACCGGGCTGTGGCTCACGTTCTTCTTCGACCCGAGCATGTCCGAGACGGTCTACCACGGACCGTACGCCCCGCTGCAGGGCGTGCAGATGTCGCAGGCCTACTCCTCCACCATTCACATCAGCTTCGAGGTGCGCGGCGGTCTGTTCATCCGCCAGCTGCACCACTGGTCGGCGCTGACCATGATCGGTGCGCTGTGCATCCACACGCTGCGGCATTTCCTCACCGGCTCGTTCCGCAAGCCGCGTGAGGTCAACTGGCTGATCGGCTTCGTGATGCTGGTCCTGGTCACCCTCGAGGGCTTCGTCGGGTACTCGCTGCCCGACGACCTGCTCTCCGGCACCGGCCTGCGCATCGCCGAGGGCGTCACACTCGCCATTCCGCTGGTCGGCACGTATCTGTCGATGTTCCTGTTCGGCGGCGAGTATCCGGGCCACAACGTGATCGGCCGGTTCTACAGCTTCCACATCCTGCTCATCCCGGGCATCGTCGTGGCGCTGCTGACCGTGCACCTGATCCTGGTCTTCTACCACAAGCACACCCAGTTCCGGGGTGCGGCCCGCACCGAGAAGAACGTCGTCGGCCAGCCCCTGTTCCCGCACTACACGGCCAAGGCGGGCGGCTTCTTCTTCATCATCGCCGGTGTGCTCTCGCTGCTGGCGGGCATCGCCCAGATCAACCCGGTGTGGACGTACGGCCCCTACCGGCCAGACCAGATCTCCCAGGGCTCCCAGCCCGACTGGTACATGGGCTTCCTCGAAGGCGCCCTGCGGGCCATGCCGGCCTGGGAGTTCTCGGTCGGCGGCTACACCGTCAACATGGGCGTGGTGCTCCCCGCCGTCGTCCTGCCCACGCTGATGATGGCCGTGATCGCCCTGTGGCCGTTCCTGGAGGCCTGGGTCACCGGGGACCGCCGCGAGCACCACCTCCTCGACAAGCCGCGCGACCACCCCACGCGGACCGCGTTCGGCGTCGCGTTCGTCGCCCTGTATCTGGTGCTGTTCTTCGGCGGCGCCAACGACGTCCTGGCCGAGAAGTTCCACCTGTCCCTGAACGCGATCACCTATTCGGTGCGGGTCGGCATCTTCCTGGTCCCGGCGGTGGCGTACGTCGTCACCCGGCGCATCTGCCTGGGCCTGCAGCGGCGCGACCGCGACAAGCTCCTGCACGGCCGCGAGACCGGACGCATCAGGAGGCTGCCGCACGGCGAGTTCGTCGAGGTGCACGAGCGCCTGGACCGCCAGCGCGAGTACGCGCTGCTGGCCCGCAAGGGCTACGAGCCGCTGCCGGCGCCCCAGACGGAGCACAACGGGGTGCCCAACCCCCACCTGCGCAAGCAGATGCTGCGCTACAAGCTCAGCCGCTGGCTGTACGGCAACCAGATCGCGAAGCCGACCGAGCAGGAGATGCAGGAGGCCCTGGCCCACTTCGCCCACGCGAACGGGCATGGCGCACTGGGCGGTCACGGCTCGGCGGGCGGCCACGCGGAGATCGGCGCCCAGCGCTCCTCCGCCGAGGGACGGGAGCCGGACCAGGAACTGCTCTGA
- a CDS encoding DUF3099 domain-containing protein, with protein MSKTPWRRDALPAESITRARTGLTRDLRGRQRRYLMAMLVRTACVVLMAATWNRWPVVAACALVGAVVIPYVAVVVAQAHWRQQRGTRYTVTLTREEPAPATRVVLEPTLILPPERETAG; from the coding sequence ATGAGCAAAACCCCATGGCGCCGGGACGCCCTCCCGGCCGAGTCCATCACCCGCGCCCGCACCGGCCTGACCCGCGACCTGCGCGGCCGCCAGCGCCGCTACCTCATGGCGATGCTGGTGCGCACCGCCTGTGTCGTCCTGATGGCCGCCACCTGGAACCGCTGGCCCGTCGTCGCGGCCTGCGCCCTCGTCGGCGCGGTCGTCATCCCGTACGTCGCCGTGGTGGTCGCCCAGGCCCACTGGCGCCAGCAGCGCGGCACCCGCTACACGGTGACCCTGACCCGCGAAGAACCGGCTCCCGCCACCCGCGTCGTGCTCGAGCCGACGCTGATCCTGCCGCCGGAACGGGAGACGGCGGGCTGA
- a CDS encoding helix-turn-helix domain-containing protein, whose product MPGGRLTQQERQQIALGLADGLAYAEIARGLDRPTSTVTREVMRNGGPTAYRADLAHRASGHRAQRRRQAAPRNPKTPPQPHGRDAEAVRAYEERLTTVFIQSGTPKMMARVLACLCISDSGGHTASELVQHLQVSPASVSKAAAFLESQDLIRRERDERRRERYVVDDDVWYQSMMASARGTAQVAETARQGIPVLGPNTPAATRLENIARFLDYVSESITRAADQAREVLHTRPEATPDGAVRP is encoded by the coding sequence ATGCCGGGAGGCAGGCTCACCCAGCAGGAACGCCAGCAGATCGCGCTGGGGCTGGCCGACGGCCTCGCCTACGCCGAGATCGCCCGAGGCCTGGACCGTCCGACCTCGACCGTCACACGCGAGGTCATGCGCAACGGCGGCCCCACCGCCTACCGCGCCGACCTCGCCCATCGCGCCAGCGGACACCGCGCCCAGCGCCGCAGGCAGGCCGCGCCCCGGAACCCGAAGACGCCGCCGCAGCCCCACGGACGCGACGCCGAGGCCGTGCGCGCGTACGAGGAGAGGCTCACCACCGTCTTCATACAGTCGGGCACGCCCAAGATGATGGCCCGGGTCCTGGCCTGCCTCTGCATCAGCGACTCCGGCGGCCACACCGCGTCCGAACTCGTCCAGCACCTCCAGGTCAGCCCGGCATCCGTCTCCAAAGCGGCCGCGTTCCTCGAGAGCCAGGACCTCATCCGCAGGGAACGCGACGAACGCCGCCGCGAACGCTACGTCGTCGACGACGACGTCTGGTACCAGTCCATGATGGCCAGCGCCCGCGGCACCGCCCAGGTCGCCGAGACCGCACGGCAGGGCATCCCCGTCCTCGGCCCGAACACCCCCGCCGCCACCCGCCTCGAGAACATCGCCCGCTTCCTCGACTACGTCTCCGAAAGCATCACCCGCGCCGCGGACCAGGCCCGCGAAGTCCTCCACACAAGGCCCGAAGCGACCCCGGATGGCGCCGTGCGCCCGTGA
- a CDS encoding MFS transporter — protein MQTELEPEAETTDKRSVRHALLIALANGIGYLPFALTIPILPGYVTDRLHGGPAEVGAVITAYALTSLLSRPVSGALMNRLGARALTIGGTVLTTLATVCYPLAGSIAELIALRLLVGVGMGVMLAAAGVWPVQLVGKDRQSWALGLSGTVNYVAIGLGAPLGTLTENLVGTASTFVIAGLIALLVIPIALCVPEVRFPPKAERTGIEQGRALLGTVLPSVALIFTAFGFAAVSSFAVAKFNALGISGGAAVVTAYSLTVVLLRIAGTWIRWEAKQPVALAGLFLVEALGIVLIGVSHGLGVGVLGGVLIGVGMWQIYPVLGLFVVRSVSERQRATALSAFGACFTAGLAAGSGCLGLVAQATGYQVMFLVCAACVVLGLLVAVAAARVARIG, from the coding sequence TTGCAGACCGAGTTAGAGCCCGAGGCCGAGACCACCGACAAGCGATCTGTACGGCACGCGCTGCTGATCGCGCTGGCGAATGGGATCGGCTACCTGCCGTTCGCTTTGACCATCCCGATCCTGCCCGGCTACGTCACGGACCGGCTGCACGGCGGCCCGGCGGAGGTCGGCGCGGTCATCACCGCCTACGCGCTGACCTCGCTGCTGTCCCGCCCGGTGTCGGGCGCGCTGATGAACCGCCTCGGTGCCCGGGCCCTGACCATCGGCGGAACGGTGCTGACCACGCTCGCCACCGTCTGCTATCCGCTCGCCGGCTCGATCGCCGAACTCATCGCCCTGCGCCTGCTGGTGGGTGTCGGCATGGGCGTGATGCTGGCCGCGGCCGGGGTCTGGCCGGTGCAGCTGGTCGGCAAGGACCGGCAGAGCTGGGCGCTGGGACTGAGCGGCACCGTCAACTATGTGGCCATCGGCCTGGGCGCTCCGCTGGGTACGTTGACCGAGAACCTGGTGGGCACGGCGAGCACGTTCGTGATCGCCGGGCTGATCGCCCTGCTCGTCATCCCCATCGCCCTGTGCGTACCCGAGGTGCGCTTCCCCCCGAAGGCGGAGCGGACCGGCATCGAGCAGGGCCGGGCGCTGCTCGGCACCGTGCTGCCCAGCGTCGCGCTGATCTTCACCGCGTTCGGCTTCGCGGCCGTCTCCAGCTTCGCGGTCGCGAAGTTCAACGCCCTCGGCATCTCCGGGGGAGCGGCCGTGGTCACCGCGTACTCCCTGACCGTGGTGCTGTTGCGCATAGCCGGCACCTGGATCCGCTGGGAGGCCAAGCAACCAGTGGCGCTCGCCGGTCTGTTCCTCGTCGAGGCTCTGGGGATCGTGCTCATCGGGGTGTCGCACGGCCTCGGTGTGGGTGTGCTCGGCGGCGTACTCATCGGTGTGGGCATGTGGCAGATCTACCCGGTGCTGGGACTGTTCGTGGTGCGCTCGGTCAGCGAACGCCAGCGCGCCACGGCGCTGTCGGCCTTCGGGGCCTGCTTCACCGCGGGCCTCGCCGCCGGCAGCGGCTGCCTCGGCCTGGTCGCCCAGGCCACCGGATACCAGGTGATGTTCCTCGTCTGCGCAGCCTGTGTCGTTCTGGGACTGCTGGTGGCCGTGGCCGCGGCCCGCGTCGCCCGGATCGGCTGA
- a CDS encoding amino acid adenylation domain-containing protein, translated as MTTTTIDDPAAGCHSLVLRLPGTADPERLLSGVLPDPVQVWQTSVPAGADEPAAEERRRAESLRPIHRDAPPLRVVALRYADGAVDLVLVAVRALVPPAALRRIAHLALEGPGDGVPRWPAAARPGFVHRGGLEWGLGDPELRGVVGSARIDLTVLGGQAERLFLPAIALALSRYGGGSRAELGVLDLDDSTGEHVRVHSVDEHPQSSVADFLRRFDQAPSTPQEPPSVGVVLSPPFEEGSYTACLTPVFPLTVQLDRGSSHAICRFDRGIVDAGVAQRFCAHVAHLAGQLAGGAADRPLSGLELLPRAEQAALLGAGGAGDAPHVRGRIDRAFEEVAARQPEAVALLAGEEQLTYRQLNERADAVAAGLCALDIEPGSRIGVCLERDADLVVTLLGVLKAGCAYVPMDPRYPAQRLRFTAQNAGMPVIITSAPEFPPVPGIRLLAPGALTELGAGRPLAGARPSAEGDDPAYVIYTSGSTGTPKGVVVPHRNVLALLRATAEDFALGPDDTWTLFHSSAFDFSVWEIWGCLLTGGRLVVVPYWTTRDTEEFYALLAERRVTVLNQTPSAFAQLIHTDQRVRGDLALRLVIFGGEPLDVRMLAPWFARHPATDCRVVNMFGITETTVHVTAQTITPQEVVAGSRSVGRPLPGWSVSIRDERGRVLPPGPPGEIYVGGAGVASHYLGLHELTEQRFILDELTGERIYRSGDKGRLHPDGRLDHLGRLDNQVKVRGHRIELDEIRTVLLGAPQVTAAAVVVNRDQPDDPASSRIDAYVVLEEAADPAQVLAHAKAVLPDYMMPATITEVAEIPLTINGKADVSGLPDPRTGPAGASGAPGAPDAPDAQEAASSGIADDILSIWSKLLNTRVSLQDNFFTLGGNSLLVVRVLAEMRERNLPKVSPKQFYGHSTAAQFVELVRRLGEADR; from the coding sequence GTGACGACAACGACGATCGATGATCCCGCCGCCGGATGCCACAGCCTCGTGCTGCGGCTGCCCGGCACGGCGGATCCGGAGCGCCTGCTGTCCGGGGTGCTGCCCGATCCGGTCCAGGTCTGGCAGACCTCGGTGCCGGCCGGCGCGGACGAGCCGGCGGCCGAGGAGCGCAGGCGCGCCGAGTCCCTGCGGCCCATCCATCGGGATGCCCCCCCATTACGAGTCGTGGCCCTGCGGTACGCCGACGGAGCCGTGGACCTGGTCCTGGTGGCCGTCCGCGCGCTGGTCCCGCCGGCCGCACTGCGGCGAATCGCCCATCTGGCGCTGGAGGGGCCCGGCGACGGCGTGCCGCGCTGGCCCGCCGCCGCCCGGCCGGGCTTCGTGCATCGCGGCGGCCTCGAGTGGGGCCTGGGCGATCCGGAGCTGCGCGGGGTCGTCGGCAGTGCGCGGATCGACCTCACCGTCCTCGGCGGGCAGGCCGAACGGCTCTTCCTTCCCGCGATCGCCCTGGCCTTGAGCCGGTACGGCGGCGGGAGCCGAGCGGAGCTGGGTGTGCTGGACCTGGACGACAGCACGGGCGAACATGTCCGCGTCCACTCGGTGGACGAGCATCCGCAGTCCTCGGTCGCGGACTTCCTCCGCCGGTTCGACCAGGCGCCGAGCACACCGCAGGAGCCGCCGTCGGTCGGGGTCGTCCTGAGCCCGCCCTTCGAGGAGGGCAGCTATACGGCCTGTCTGACGCCGGTCTTCCCGCTCACCGTCCAGCTGGACCGGGGCTCGTCACACGCCATCTGCCGGTTCGACCGGGGCATCGTGGACGCCGGCGTCGCGCAGCGGTTCTGCGCGCATGTGGCGCATCTGGCCGGGCAGTTGGCGGGCGGCGCAGCGGATCGGCCGCTGTCCGGGCTGGAACTGCTGCCGCGCGCCGAACAGGCGGCGCTCCTCGGGGCGGGCGGAGCGGGTGACGCTCCGCACGTGCGGGGGCGGATCGATCGCGCCTTCGAGGAGGTGGCCGCGAGGCAGCCGGAAGCCGTGGCGCTGCTGGCCGGCGAGGAGCAGCTGACCTACCGTCAGCTGAACGAGCGGGCGGACGCGGTGGCGGCGGGCCTGTGCGCGCTGGACATCGAGCCGGGCAGCCGGATCGGTGTCTGCCTGGAACGGGACGCCGATCTGGTGGTCACCCTGCTCGGCGTGCTCAAGGCGGGCTGTGCGTACGTGCCGATGGATCCGCGCTATCCGGCGCAGCGCCTGCGCTTCACCGCGCAGAACGCGGGGATGCCCGTCATCATCACGTCCGCACCGGAGTTTCCCCCGGTTCCCGGGATCCGGCTGCTGGCCCCCGGCGCGCTGACGGAACTCGGAGCGGGCCGGCCGCTGGCCGGTGCACGGCCTTCCGCCGAGGGTGACGACCCCGCCTACGTGATCTACACCTCCGGTTCCACCGGCACGCCCAAGGGCGTGGTCGTGCCGCACCGCAACGTGCTGGCGTTGTTGCGGGCCACCGCCGAGGACTTCGCCCTCGGCCCGGACGACACCTGGACGCTGTTCCATTCCAGTGCCTTCGACTTCTCCGTGTGGGAGATCTGGGGGTGCCTGCTCACCGGCGGCCGCCTCGTCGTCGTGCCCTACTGGACCACCCGCGACACCGAGGAGTTCTACGCCCTGCTGGCCGAGCGGCGCGTCACGGTGCTGAACCAGACGCCGTCGGCGTTCGCGCAACTCATCCACACCGATCAGCGCGTCCGCGGTGACCTGGCCCTCCGATTGGTCATCTTCGGCGGCGAACCACTCGACGTGCGCATGCTGGCTCCCTGGTTCGCCCGGCACCCGGCCACCGACTGCCGGGTGGTCAACATGTTCGGCATCACCGAGACCACCGTGCACGTGACCGCCCAGACGATCACCCCGCAGGAGGTCGTGGCGGGCTCACGATCGGTCGGCCGTCCGCTGCCGGGGTGGTCGGTGTCCATCCGGGACGAACGGGGGCGGGTCCTTCCGCCCGGTCCCCCGGGTGAGATCTACGTGGGCGGCGCGGGGGTGGCCAGCCATTACCTCGGCCTGCACGAGCTGACCGAGCAGCGGTTCATCCTCGATGAGCTGACCGGTGAACGGATCTACCGCAGCGGCGACAAGGGGCGGCTGCACCCCGATGGCCGCCTTGACCATCTCGGCCGGCTGGACAACCAGGTCAAGGTGCGCGGGCACCGCATCGAACTGGATGAGATCCGCACGGTGCTGCTGGGTGCACCCCAGGTGACCGCCGCGGCCGTCGTGGTCAACCGGGACCAGCCGGATGATCCGGCGAGCAGCCGGATCGACGCCTACGTCGTCCTCGAGGAAGCCGCGGACCCCGCACAGGTGCTCGCGCATGCCAAGGCGGTACTTCCCGACTACATGATGCCCGCGACGATCACCGAGGTCGCGGAGATTCCGCTGACGATCAACGGGAAAGCGGATGTCTCCGGTCTGCCCGATCCACGTACCGGGCCGGCCGGTGCGTCCGGCGCACCCGGCGCACCGGACGCGCCCGATGCCCAGGAGGCCGCCTCCAGTGGAATCGCCGATGACATCCTGAGCATCTGGAGCAAGCTGCTGAACACCCGGGTGAGCCTGCAGGACAACTTCTTCACCCTGGGCGGGAACTCGTTGCTGGTCGTCCGGGTTCTCGCCGAGATGCGGGAACGAAACCTGCCGAAGGTGTCACCGAAGCAGTTCTACGGTCATTCGACCGCGGCGCAGTTCGTCGAACTCGTCCGGCGGCTCGGCGAAGCCGACCGGTGA
- a CDS encoding SDR family oxidoreductase translates to MGRLTGKSVIITGAARGLGRACALRFADEGADLLLLDITRDLADVPYPLGSSSQLEHTAALCERAGAATVTAAVDVRDARQCELAVDQALDRFGTVDALVNNAGIASPSGKIAHDITEREWSLMLDIDLSGAWRMMKAVAPVMVHRRSGSIINVSSTAGTVGYRHFASYVAAKHGLIGLTKAAALDYAPMRVRVNALCPGSVRDDPVLEGRMLAEIARSLEVPVAEHERIFVRDQPMNALIEPSDIASAALWLAADESRQVTGSVLTVDGGFTSR, encoded by the coding sequence ATGGGGCGGCTGACCGGCAAGTCCGTGATCATCACCGGCGCGGCCCGCGGCCTCGGCCGCGCCTGCGCGCTCAGGTTCGCCGACGAGGGAGCCGACCTGCTCCTGCTGGACATCACGCGGGATCTCGCCGACGTGCCCTACCCGCTCGGATCCTCCAGCCAGTTGGAACACACCGCGGCCCTGTGCGAACGCGCGGGCGCCGCGACCGTGACCGCCGCCGTCGACGTGCGGGACGCCCGGCAGTGTGAACTGGCGGTCGACCAGGCGCTGGACCGGTTCGGCACGGTGGACGCACTGGTCAACAACGCCGGAATCGCCTCGCCCTCCGGGAAGATCGCCCATGACATCACCGAGCGGGAGTGGTCGCTCATGCTCGACATCGACCTCTCCGGCGCCTGGCGGATGATGAAGGCGGTCGCACCGGTGATGGTCCACCGCAGATCCGGCAGCATCATCAACGTGTCCTCGACCGCGGGCACGGTCGGATACCGGCACTTCGCGAGCTACGTCGCGGCCAAGCACGGGTTGATCGGACTGACCAAGGCCGCGGCCCTGGACTACGCCCCGATGCGGGTACGGGTGAACGCGTTGTGCCCCGGGTCGGTCAGGGACGATCCGGTGCTGGAGGGCCGGATGCTCGCCGAGATCGCCCGGTCGCTGGAGGTCCCGGTCGCCGAGCACGAGCGGATCTTCGTCCGGGATCAGCCGATGAACGCGCTGATCGAGCCGTCCGACATCGCGAGCGCGGCGCTGTGGCTCGCGGCGGACGAGTCCCGCCAGGTCACGGGCAGCGTGCTGACCGTGGACGGCGGCTTCACCTCCCGATGA
- a CDS encoding thioesterase II family protein produces the protein MNDGERWGSMSQQLFLACLPFAGSGAGFFRGWEKLGVSEVTVLPVQLPGREERFLDDPFTEVADAVAELTPKILADAGGRAPLALFGHSLGAVLAYEIARELERIGHPGLCHLFVSGSPGPHNGRAERATGLPDKEFLAGVQRFAGYRHAAFDDPELAEVLLPVLRADVQMHENYRATGTEPLSVPITALRGEQDELVSREQAEQWAGQTRGAFAYRELPGGHMYLVDEPDQVLRAIAGSPAWGG, from the coding sequence ATGAACGACGGGGAAAGATGGGGGTCCATGTCGCAGCAGCTCTTTCTCGCCTGTCTGCCTTTCGCGGGCAGTGGTGCCGGTTTCTTCCGGGGATGGGAAAAGTTAGGTGTGTCGGAAGTCACTGTGCTTCCGGTCCAGCTGCCGGGGCGCGAGGAGCGATTCCTCGATGACCCGTTCACCGAAGTCGCCGACGCCGTCGCCGAACTGACACCGAAGATCCTCGCCGACGCCGGCGGACGAGCGCCCCTCGCGCTGTTCGGGCACAGCCTCGGCGCGGTGCTCGCCTACGAGATCGCCAGGGAACTCGAGCGGATCGGTCACCCTGGACTGTGTCACCTGTTCGTCAGTGGATCACCGGGGCCGCACAACGGACGGGCCGAACGAGCGACCGGCCTGCCCGACAAGGAGTTCCTGGCCGGAGTACAACGGTTCGCCGGTTACCGGCATGCGGCCTTCGACGATCCCGAACTGGCCGAGGTCCTGCTCCCGGTGCTCCGCGCCGACGTGCAGATGCACGAGAACTACCGGGCGACCGGCACCGAGCCGCTCTCGGTGCCGATCACCGCCCTGCGCGGCGAACAGGACGAACTCGTCTCCCGGGAGCAGGCCGAACAATGGGCCGGCCAGACGCGGGGTGCGTTCGCCTACCGGGAACTTCCCGGCGGTCACATGTATCTGGTCGACGAGCCGGACCAGGTGCTGCGCGCGATAGCCGGGAGTCCGGCATGGGGCGGCTGA
- a CDS encoding type I polyketide synthase, protein MSTRQPPVTQTERILAEIWCDVLELDEVGVLDNFFEVGGYSMLMQLVREQITQRIGIRPTLPELFIHSTIRSCAAFLDGSAQEQEPVTVSQGRAESPDSVDSGAGQRDTDIAVIGLACRYPDAVNVDQFWDNLVSGVDSISRFSPKSMAGVGGRTREYVPARGLLQEPEWFDASYFGYTPREALLIDPQHRVLLECAVEAIEGAGYDPDRFPGLIGIYAGCSLSSYTEILRAKQQEDGSITDWDILTGTTSDYLASRVAYKLGLRGPTANVQAACATSLYAVHFAARALLAGECDLALAGGTSVRLPAKLDNARVSGITSPTGTCRPFDAAADGLIGGEGCGITVLKRLSEAIADGDHIHAVLRGSAVNNDGRDRAGFTAPGVRGQVEVIRAAHSAAGVTPSSITYVEAHGTGTRVGDPIEVAGLNQAFADGKPREQPCLLGSVKGNIGHTDAAAGITGFIKTVLAVERGIIPPSLHYSEPNPDIDFAAGPFAVVTEPTPWAPSGLPRRAGVTARGLGGGNAHVVLEQPPTPLPRAKTADDQVLVLSAHTPAALDELTARLAGRLADHPELELRDVAWTLQVGRRLHGYRRYAVVRDRQDALRVLGGDAPQRLVTGDHARDGRAVALLVPETADAEEVRRWKALGLNPDLVLHPDSGDAEIRSALDTPGRLFLETGGAGLSARLREHPQWTPEHIAVTVTDPLAALGELWLAGLPIDWAAAHTGQVRRVPLPGYPFQRQRYLLEAGTAAQPPSSAADAGLDTEQTVSMLFTEMLGLPNIDPHDSFFDLGGDSLVATDLVARLEQLLPVELEVRSMYLAPSVRELTALIEEQMRDSTSAS, encoded by the coding sequence GTGAGTACCCGTCAGCCCCCGGTCACCCAGACGGAGCGGATCCTCGCCGAAATCTGGTGTGACGTGCTCGAACTCGACGAGGTTGGCGTGCTCGACAACTTCTTCGAAGTCGGCGGGTACTCGATGCTCATGCAGCTGGTGCGAGAGCAGATCACCCAGCGCATCGGTATCCGGCCGACCTTGCCCGAACTGTTCATCCACTCCACGATCCGGTCGTGCGCCGCTTTTCTTGACGGATCGGCACAGGAGCAGGAACCGGTTACGGTTTCGCAGGGCAGGGCTGAGAGTCCGGACTCCGTTGATTCAGGAGCCGGACAGCGTGATACGGATATCGCCGTCATCGGACTGGCCTGCCGTTATCCGGACGCCGTGAATGTCGACCAGTTCTGGGACAATCTCGTGTCCGGTGTGGACAGCATCAGTCGTTTCTCCCCGAAGAGCATGGCCGGTGTCGGCGGCAGAACGCGGGAATATGTGCCCGCGCGTGGATTGCTGCAGGAACCGGAATGGTTCGACGCGAGTTATTTCGGCTACACCCCGCGTGAGGCCCTGCTCATCGATCCCCAGCACCGGGTCCTGCTGGAGTGCGCGGTCGAGGCGATCGAGGGCGCCGGCTACGACCCGGACCGATTCCCCGGCCTGATCGGCATCTACGCCGGGTGCAGCCTGTCCTCCTACACGGAGATCCTGCGGGCCAAGCAACAGGAAGACGGCTCGATCACCGACTGGGACATCCTGACCGGCACCACCAGCGACTACCTGGCCAGTCGCGTCGCCTACAAGCTGGGTCTGCGGGGACCGACCGCCAACGTGCAGGCGGCGTGCGCGACCTCGCTGTACGCCGTGCATTTCGCCGCGCGGGCACTGCTCGCCGGGGAATGCGATCTCGCCCTGGCCGGCGGCACTTCGGTACGGCTGCCCGCCAAGCTGGACAACGCCCGGGTCAGTGGAATCACCTCGCCCACCGGCACGTGCCGCCCCTTCGACGCGGCCGCGGACGGGCTGATCGGTGGTGAGGGATGCGGCATCACCGTGCTGAAGCGGCTGTCCGAGGCCATCGCCGACGGCGACCACATCCATGCCGTGCTGCGCGGTTCCGCGGTGAACAACGACGGCAGGGACCGTGCGGGGTTCACCGCGCCAGGAGTCCGCGGGCAGGTCGAGGTGATCAGGGCCGCCCACAGCGCCGCGGGCGTGACGCCCTCGTCCATCACCTACGTCGAGGCACACGGCACCGGCACCCGGGTGGGAGATCCGATCGAGGTCGCCGGGCTGAACCAGGCGTTCGCCGACGGCAAGCCACGCGAACAGCCGTGTCTGCTCGGCTCGGTGAAGGGCAACATCGGTCACACCGATGCCGCCGCCGGTATCACCGGGTTCATCAAGACGGTGCTCGCCGTGGAACGCGGGATCATCCCGCCGAGCCTGCACTACTCCGAGCCGAACCCGGACATCGACTTCGCGGCGGGCCCGTTCGCCGTGGTGACCGAGCCCACGCCGTGGGCCCCCTCCGGGCTGCCGCGGCGGGCCGGTGTCACCGCGCGCGGGCTCGGCGGTGGCAACGCGCACGTCGTGCTGGAGCAGCCGCCCACGCCGCTGCCGAGGGCGAAGACCGCGGACGACCAGGTGCTGGTGCTGTCCGCGCACACCCCGGCCGCCCTGGACGAGCTGACGGCGCGGCTCGCCGGCCGGCTGGCCGATCACCCCGAGCTTGAACTGCGGGATGTGGCGTGGACGCTGCAGGTCGGCAGGCGGCTGCACGGGTACCGCCGGTATGCGGTGGTACGTGACCGGCAGGACGCACTGCGGGTGCTCGGCGGGGACGCGCCGCAGCGGCTGGTCACCGGTGACCACGCCAGGGACGGGCGAGCCGTGGCCCTGCTGGTGCCGGAGACGGCCGACGCGGAGGAGGTGCGGCGCTGGAAGGCGCTCGGGCTGAATCCGGACCTCGTCCTGCACCCGGACAGCGGCGACGCCGAGATCCGGTCCGCTTTGGACACTCCGGGCCGGCTGTTCCTGGAGACCGGCGGCGCAGGGCTGTCCGCGCGCCTGCGGGAGCATCCACAGTGGACGCCGGAGCACATCGCCGTCACGGTCACCGATCCACTGGCAGCACTCGGTGAGCTGTGGCTCGCCGGGCTGCCGATCGACTGGGCGGCAGCCCACACGGGACAGGTGCGAAGGGTGCCCCTGCCCGGCTACCCGTTCCAGCGGCAGCGTTACCTGCTGGAGGCGGGGACCGCCGCACAGCCGCCGTCGTCCGCTGCGGACGCCGGGCTGGACACGGAACAGACGGTGTCCATGCTGTTCACCGAAATGCTCGGCCTGCCGAACATCGACCCGCACGACAGCTTCTTCGATCTCGGCGGGGATTCACTGGTCGCGACCGACCTGGTGGCCAGGCTCGAGCAGTTGCTGCCGGTGGAACTGGAGGTGCGGTCGATGTATCTCGCGCCGTCGGTGCGGGAACTCACCGCGCTGATCGAGGAGCAGATGCGCGACTCGACGAGTGCGTCATGA